The Methanobacterium sp. BAmetb5 genome includes a region encoding these proteins:
- a CDS encoding thiamine pyrophosphate-binding protein has product MEALKITLADALVKILEKQQVEFIFGYPGEQILPFYQALQESTIKHILTRHEQGAVHAADGYARASHHMGVCVATAGPGALNMVMGVATAYKDSVPLLVITGDVPLQLKGENVFQDVDLNSVFSPITLQSHLVTDPEEGIIITLKAILDLKTGKPGPIHLNFPKNILQEEIDPLLLEMEVETGRETDWGAVDRIRMMVESSQKPLILAGTGVIWSGATRDLQNFAEKNQIPVATTYPARGVTSEEHPLSLGLIGLRGTEAANFAGKSSDLILALGCRLSERTRKGLGSGTLIQVNLDEGVLRGDVNVSGDVKEFLEKIKESSPDNTDKWLEEIQSYGKTHEVETDFKEIPLKPQRAIKEILDAMGDSILVNDAGSHTTWVNLLLKAREPSSLIFSGGFGPMGYGIPAAVGVSLARPYKNVVIVVGDGGLQMNSQELATIAELDLPITICLLNNQSLGIIRQWQDLYYSGSFQVELENPDFVKLAEAYHIKALMVDSPGDVFVAVQKAVKLNKPVLIEIKINENEDIPLPG; this is encoded by the coding sequence ATGGAAGCTCTTAAGATTACATTGGCCGATGCCCTGGTTAAAATACTGGAGAAACAACAGGTTGAATTCATCTTCGGTTACCCCGGGGAACAAATTCTCCCCTTTTACCAGGCGCTCCAAGAATCCACCATAAAACATATTTTAACCCGCCACGAACAGGGTGCAGTCCACGCTGCTGATGGATATGCAAGAGCATCACACCATATGGGGGTTTGTGTTGCCACCGCAGGACCCGGAGCATTAAACATGGTAATGGGCGTGGCTACAGCTTACAAGGACTCTGTACCATTGTTGGTAATCACTGGAGATGTTCCCCTGCAATTAAAGGGTGAAAATGTATTCCAGGATGTGGATCTCAACTCAGTTTTCAGTCCCATCACCCTCCAGAGCCACCTGGTAACCGATCCGGAAGAAGGGATTATCATCACCCTAAAGGCGATTTTAGACCTCAAAACTGGTAAACCCGGCCCAATTCACCTTAACTTCCCTAAAAATATTCTCCAGGAAGAGATTGATCCACTTCTACTGGAAATGGAGGTGGAAACAGGTCGGGAAACTGATTGGGGTGCGGTTGACAGGATCAGGATGATGGTGGAAAGTTCTCAGAAACCACTGATCCTAGCTGGGACCGGGGTGATATGGTCCGGTGCAACCCGGGATCTTCAAAACTTCGCTGAAAAAAACCAGATCCCGGTGGCCACTACCTACCCTGCCCGGGGAGTCACCAGTGAAGAACATCCCCTTTCTTTAGGATTGATTGGATTGAGAGGTACAGAAGCAGCTAACTTTGCCGGGAAAAGTTCAGACTTGATATTGGCCTTAGGATGCCGATTATCCGAAAGGACCCGGAAGGGGCTGGGATCAGGAACTCTAATTCAGGTGAACCTGGATGAAGGAGTTTTAAGGGGTGATGTGAATGTATCTGGTGATGTTAAAGAATTCCTGGAGAAAATCAAAGAATCAAGCCCAGATAACACTGATAAATGGTTAGAAGAAATACAGTCCTATGGGAAAACTCACGAGGTGGAAACTGACTTTAAAGAAATTCCCCTAAAACCACAAAGGGCAATAAAGGAGATTTTAGATGCCATGGGGGATTCAATCCTGGTCAATGATGCCGGAAGCCATACCACCTGGGTTAACTTGCTCCTTAAAGCCAGAGAACCATCTTCACTCATATTTTCTGGTGGATTTGGGCCTATGGGTTATGGAATCCCCGCTGCAGTGGGAGTAAGCCTGGCACGTCCCTATAAAAACGTGGTGATCGTGGTGGGTGACGGGGGATTACAGATGAACAGCCAGGAACTGGCCACCATTGCTGAACTGGATCTGCCCATTACCATCTGCCTCTTAAACAACCAGTCCCTGGGAATAATCCGGCAGTGGCAGGACTTATATTACTCAGGATCATTCCAAGTGGAACTGGAAAACCCTGATTTTGTGAAACTGGCCGAAGCATACCATATAAAGGCTTTAATGGTGGATTCTCCTGGTGATGTTTTTGTTGCTGTGCAGAAGGCAGTAAAACTTAATAAACCAGTACTTATAGAGATAAAAATTAATGAAAATGAAGACATCCCCCTCCCTGGTTGA